The following proteins come from a genomic window of Acidobacteriota bacterium:
- a CDS encoding alkaline phosphatase family protein translates to MRHVVRALSTILLVAVTVGCASAPAPARPAGAAAAPALPGPSHVILVSFDGLRADYLDRYALPAFERAMREGARASALVPVFPTKTFPNHYTIVTGLYTEHHGIVANVFWDPARHESYALGDQNAVTDGTWYRGEPIWATAVKQGVKAASFFWPGSEAAIGGVRPTYWKTYDGRIPNADRVDAVLEWLRLPPDTRPRLVTLYFSDVDGAAHRSGPWAPEVRDALSRVDASLGRLLDGIETLSIRDQVYVVLVSDHGMAESSRDRTVALETLIDMKDIIALDAGPTASLHVSGGPERARQVRDDLNARLRHGRAYLREDVPERLHYRADPRIGDLVVVMEEHYMVSARERDGERFPAGMHGWDPALLSMHGIFLVTGPGIRKGARVDAVENIDIYPFLAELLEIEPAGEIDGRRGRIRNAVSEPAVATRPTRRPRIPAILMRR, encoded by the coding sequence ATGCGACACGTCGTCCGTGCACTCTCCACGATCCTCCTGGTTGCCGTCACGGTCGGCTGCGCGAGCGCGCCGGCGCCCGCCCGCCCGGCGGGCGCAGCGGCCGCGCCCGCGCTGCCCGGACCGTCTCACGTCATCCTCGTGTCGTTCGACGGCCTCCGCGCCGACTATCTCGACCGCTACGCGCTGCCGGCATTCGAGCGCGCCATGCGCGAAGGTGCGCGGGCGAGCGCGCTCGTCCCGGTGTTCCCCACCAAGACGTTCCCGAATCACTACACGATCGTCACCGGCCTCTACACCGAGCACCACGGCATCGTCGCGAATGTGTTCTGGGATCCGGCGCGCCATGAAAGCTATGCGCTGGGAGATCAGAACGCGGTGACCGACGGCACGTGGTATCGCGGCGAGCCGATCTGGGCAACGGCCGTGAAACAGGGAGTGAAGGCGGCGTCGTTCTTCTGGCCGGGATCGGAAGCGGCGATCGGCGGCGTCCGTCCGACGTATTGGAAAACGTACGACGGCCGGATCCCGAACGCCGATCGCGTGGACGCCGTGCTCGAGTGGCTGCGGCTCCCGCCCGACACGCGCCCGCGCCTGGTGACCTTGTACTTCAGCGACGTTGACGGCGCCGCCCACCGCTCCGGTCCCTGGGCTCCCGAAGTGCGCGACGCGCTCTCGCGCGTGGACGCGTCGCTCGGCCGGCTGCTCGACGGGATCGAGACGCTGTCGATCCGCGACCAGGTGTACGTCGTGCTGGTGTCGGACCACGGCATGGCGGAATCGAGCCGCGACCGCACGGTCGCCCTCGAGACGCTCATCGACATGAAGGACATCATCGCGCTGGACGCCGGCCCCACCGCGAGCCTGCACGTGAGCGGCGGCCCCGAGCGTGCGCGGCAGGTGCGCGACGATTTGAACGCACGCCTGCGGCACGGCCGCGCGTACCTCCGCGAGGACGTGCCAGAGCGGCTGCACTATCGCGCCGATCCGCGGATCGGCGACCTCGTCGTCGTGATGGAAGAGCACTACATGGTGTCCGCGCGCGAGCGTGACGGAGAACGGTTCCCCGCCGGCATGCACGGATGGGATCCGGCGCTCCTTTCGATGCACGGCATCTTTCTCGTCACGGGACCCGGCATCCGCAAGGGAGCCAGGGTGGATGCCGTTGAGAACATCGACATCTATCCGTTTCTCGCCGAGCTGCTGGAGATCGAGCCGGCAGGAGAAATCGACGGAAGGCGGGGCCGGATCAGGAACGCCGTGAGCGAGCCCGCCGTCGCCACCCGGCCCACGCGGCGCCCGCGCATCCCAGCGATTCTCATGCGCCGGTAG